Proteins encoded by one window of Massilia sp. NR 4-1:
- a CDS encoding DEAD/DEAH box helicase, which yields MTATAPNPAPTLFTDLNLSPALIKALKEVGYESPSPIQAATIPYLLDNRDVLGQAQTGTGKTAAFALPVLSRIDTKQVKPQALVLAPTRELAIQVAEAFQRYAAHIPRFHVLPIYGGQSYGPQLSALRRGVHVVVGTPGRVIDHLDKGSLDLSELKTLVLDEADEMLRMGFIDDVERILQETPETRQTALFSATMPSQIKRIATTYLRNPAEVTVAAKTGTAENIRQRYWLVSGMHKLDALTRILEAEPFDGMIIFSRTKLGTEELAERLLARGFSAAAINGDMQQAARERTIGQLKDGKIDILVATDVAARGLDVERISHVINYDVPYDAESYTHRIGRTGRAGRSGEAILFITPRERNLLKSIERATRQPIGMMELPTLQAVNDVRIARFKDEITEVLAQGGLDEFQSLIESYESEHNVPALEIAAALAKMARGNKPLMLDKKRETGWHDDGRPPREQGDRPERADRGERPDRGERFAKKERTPRAPDPGMLTYRIEVGYRHGVKPGNIVGAIANEGGIDSKYIGRIEIFDDFTVLDMPEDLNSETLETLAGIRVAGQALSISRDGEAPAVAAKPATAAKPAAAAPAPKKAKPAPSIAPREDDEEPMFDEAPAKKKKEKPGKLNIPMRAYRVEVGSQHAATASNLVGAIANEAGLEAKFIGRIEIFDDHSVLEMPDGMPPDLFKHLGKVWVGGQQLRISLADKMPPQSEKHTPPKKPAAGKPSAGKPGAKGKKQG from the coding sequence ATGACTGCAACAGCTCCAAATCCCGCTCCAACCCTGTTTACCGACCTGAACCTGAGTCCAGCCCTGATCAAGGCCTTGAAGGAGGTCGGCTACGAGTCGCCTTCGCCGATCCAGGCTGCCACCATCCCTTATCTGCTCGACAACCGCGACGTGCTGGGCCAGGCCCAGACCGGCACCGGCAAGACGGCGGCCTTCGCCCTGCCGGTCCTGTCGCGCATCGATACCAAACAGGTCAAACCGCAGGCGCTGGTGCTGGCGCCCACGCGCGAGCTGGCGATCCAGGTGGCTGAAGCCTTCCAGCGCTACGCCGCCCATATCCCGCGCTTCCACGTGCTGCCGATCTACGGCGGCCAAAGCTACGGTCCGCAGCTGTCGGCCCTGCGCCGCGGCGTGCACGTGGTGGTGGGAACGCCCGGCCGCGTGATCGACCATCTGGACAAGGGTTCGCTCGACCTGTCCGAACTGAAAACCCTGGTGCTGGACGAGGCCGACGAAATGCTGCGCATGGGCTTCATCGACGACGTCGAGCGCATCCTGCAGGAGACGCCGGAAACGCGCCAGACCGCGCTGTTCTCGGCCACCATGCCGTCGCAGATCAAGCGCATCGCCACCACCTATCTGCGCAATCCGGCCGAAGTGACCGTGGCCGCCAAGACCGGCACCGCCGAAAACATCCGCCAGCGCTACTGGCTGGTGAGCGGCATGCACAAGCTGGACGCGCTGACCCGCATCCTGGAAGCCGAGCCGTTCGACGGCATGATCATCTTCTCGCGCACCAAACTGGGCACCGAGGAACTGGCCGAACGCCTGCTGGCGCGCGGCTTCTCGGCCGCCGCCATCAACGGCGACATGCAGCAGGCTGCGCGCGAGCGCACCATCGGCCAGCTCAAGGACGGCAAGATCGACATCCTGGTGGCGACCGACGTCGCCGCGCGCGGCCTGGACGTGGAGCGCATCAGCCACGTGATCAACTATGACGTGCCGTACGACGCGGAAAGCTATACCCACCGCATCGGCCGTACCGGCCGCGCCGGCCGCAGCGGCGAGGCGATCCTGTTCATCACCCCGCGCGAGCGCAATCTGCTGAAATCCATCGAGCGCGCCACGCGCCAGCCGATCGGCATGATGGAGCTGCCGACGCTGCAGGCGGTCAACGATGTGCGCATCGCCCGCTTCAAGGACGAGATCACCGAGGTGCTGGCGCAGGGCGGCCTGGACGAGTTCCAGTCGCTGATCGAATCCTACGAGAGCGAGCACAATGTGCCGGCGCTGGAAATCGCGGCGGCCCTGGCCAAGATGGCGCGCGGCAACAAGCCTCTGATGCTGGACAAGAAGCGCGAAACCGGCTGGCACGACGATGGCCGTCCGCCGCGCGAGCAGGGCGACCGTCCCGAGCGCGCCGATCGCGGCGAGCGTCCCGACCGTGGCGAACGCTTCGCCAAGAAGGAGCGCACCCCGCGCGCGCCCGATCCGGGCATGCTGACCTACCGTATTGAAGTGGGCTACCGCCACGGCGTCAAGCCGGGCAATATCGTGGGCGCCATCGCCAACGAGGGCGGCATCGATTCCAAATACATCGGCCGCATCGAAATCTTCGACGATTTCACCGTGCTCGATATGCCGGAGGACTTGAACAGCGAGACCCTGGAGACGCTGGCGGGCATCCGCGTGGCGGGCCAGGCACTGAGCATCAGCCGGGATGGCGAAGCGCCTGCCGTTGCAGCCAAACCCGCCACTGCGGCCAAACCTGCCGCCGCCGCGCCGGCGCCGAAGAAGGCCAAGCCGGCGCCGTCCATCGCACCGCGCGAGGATGACGAAGAGCCGATGTTCGACGAGGCGCCAGCCAAGAAGAAAAAGGAAAAGCCCGGCAAGCTGAATATTCCGATGCGCGCTTACCGCGTGGAGGTGGGCAGCCAGCACGCGGCGACGGCCTCCAATCTGGTGGGCGCCATCGCCAACGAGGCGGGCCTGGAAGCCAAGTTCATCGGCCGTATCGAGATCTTCGACGACCACTCGGTGCTCGAAATGCCGGACGGGATGCCGCCCGATCTGTTCAAGCATCTGGGCAAGGTATGGGTGGGCGGCCAGCAGCTGCGCATCAGCCTCGCCGACAAGATGCCGCCGCAGTCGGAAAAACACACGCCGCCTAAAAAGCCGGCGGCCGGCAAGCCATCGGCGGGCAAGCCTGGCGCCAAGGGCAAGAAGCAGGGCTGA
- a CDS encoding SDR family oxidoreductase — protein sequence MQVIVITGASDGIGAEMARQLARRHGSDLALVLAARNAAALQEVARQCQADGAQVLVQATDVGVQDACRRLIAAAAERFGRIDALINNAGRSGHALFEDVQDLGWYEDLMRVNLWGSVWCTHAALPWLKQSRGQVVAVASLAGLVGVPGRTAYGASKFAMAGFFESLRTELKPYGVSVTTAYPGVVATRIRYRGFNAAGGELGASSLKEEAAMPVEKCAALILAGMAGRKREVVMTAKGKLGRWLKLIAPGLVENMALAAVKAEARPHS from the coding sequence ATGCAAGTCATCGTGATTACCGGCGCATCCGACGGCATCGGTGCGGAAATGGCGCGCCAGCTGGCGCGGCGCCATGGCAGCGACCTGGCGCTGGTGCTGGCGGCGCGCAACGCCGCCGCCCTGCAGGAGGTGGCGCGCCAGTGCCAGGCGGACGGCGCCCAGGTGCTGGTGCAGGCCACCGACGTCGGCGTGCAGGACGCGTGCCGGCGCCTGATCGCGGCGGCGGCCGAGCGTTTCGGCCGCATCGATGCGCTGATCAATAATGCCGGCCGTTCCGGCCACGCCCTGTTCGAGGACGTGCAGGACCTGGGCTGGTACGAGGACTTGATGCGCGTGAACCTGTGGGGCAGCGTGTGGTGCACCCATGCGGCCCTGCCCTGGCTCAAGCAGTCGCGCGGCCAGGTGGTGGCGGTGGCTTCGCTGGCCGGCCTGGTGGGCGTGCCGGGACGCACCGCCTACGGCGCCAGCAAATTCGCCATGGCCGGCTTTTTCGAGAGCCTGCGCACCGAGCTGAAACCGTACGGGGTGAGCGTCACCACCGCCTATCCGGGCGTGGTGGCGACGCGTATCCGTTATCGCGGCTTCAACGCGGCCGGCGGCGAATTGGGCGCCAGCAGCCTGAAAGAGGAGGCGGCCATGCCGGTGGAGAAATGCGCGGCGCTGATCCTGGCCGGCATGGCGGGACGCAAGCGCGAGGTGGTGATGACGGCCAAGGGCAAGCTGGGACGCTGGCTGAAGCTGATCGCGCCGGGCCTGGTGGAAAACATGGCGCTGGCGGCCGTCAAGGCCGAAGCGCGGCCGCACAGCTGA
- a CDS encoding M28 family peptidase — MRKTLPALLAALFPVLSQAAAPAAAQAAPTVQAAPLRAHLAFLSHDLLEGRGTGQRGGDLAVSYLETQAAAIGLQPLADGTYRQSVKIEGSKLLPESSVRFEVGDKSITPIAGKDIVFGTASGRSNIAFSAPLLFVGYGVHAPEERWDDYKGREVKGKILVMMVNDPQPTAEEPERFAGKAYTYYGRWLYKFEEAARRGAAGVLLIHTTPSASYPWSVPANGFSHERFHLAGPGNQMEGWLHEDTARELFAAAGQDLDKLRAQAESRDFQPVDLRIRAKAELRSSIRQVEQFNVIGIVPGSDPQLKEEAVVYSAHWDHLGVDENVRAGDRSDHIWNGAIDNASGSAALLAMAAEAVKHPARRTQVFLWPAAEEQGLLGSAAYVRSPAVPLAKTAADLNLDSMNFAGRTKDIGVAGAERSSLYETAGQVAKKMGMKLAPTIPDLSGAYFRADHFNFAKAGVPAFNVGSAVFSGDGHFEFAHQHAAQAAQIVGFKQHYHQVTDEYQPGWDLSGMLQQAQFTLNLGYAVANTSAMPRWKAGEAFGRVKR, encoded by the coding sequence ATGCGCAAGACCCTTCCGGCCCTGCTGGCCGCCCTGTTCCCTGTCCTGAGCCAGGCCGCTGCGCCGGCGGCCGCGCAGGCCGCGCCCACCGTGCAGGCCGCGCCATTGCGCGCCCACCTGGCCTTCCTCAGCCACGACCTGCTGGAAGGACGCGGCACCGGCCAGCGCGGCGGCGACCTGGCCGTCAGCTATCTGGAAACCCAGGCCGCCGCCATCGGCCTGCAGCCGCTGGCCGACGGCACCTACCGCCAATCGGTGAAGATCGAGGGCAGCAAGCTGCTGCCGGAAAGCTCGGTGCGTTTCGAAGTGGGCGACAAGAGCATCACGCCCATCGCCGGCAAGGACATCGTGTTCGGCACCGCCAGTGGCCGCAGCAATATCGCCTTCAGCGCGCCGCTGCTGTTCGTCGGCTACGGCGTGCACGCGCCGGAAGAGCGCTGGGACGATTACAAGGGCCGCGAAGTCAAAGGCAAGATCCTGGTCATGATGGTCAACGACCCGCAGCCCACGGCCGAGGAGCCGGAGCGCTTCGCCGGCAAGGCTTACACCTACTACGGCCGCTGGCTCTACAAATTCGAGGAAGCGGCACGGCGCGGCGCGGCCGGCGTGCTGCTGATCCACACCACGCCGTCGGCCTCCTATCCCTGGAGCGTGCCGGCCAATGGCTTCAGCCACGAACGTTTCCACCTGGCCGGTCCCGGCAACCAGATGGAAGGCTGGCTGCATGAGGACACGGCGCGCGAACTGTTCGCCGCCGCCGGCCAGGATCTGGACAAGCTGCGCGCCCAGGCCGAGTCGCGCGACTTCCAGCCGGTCGACCTGCGCATCCGTGCCAAGGCCGAACTGCGCAGCAGCATCCGCCAGGTCGAGCAGTTCAATGTGATCGGCATCGTGCCCGGCAGCGACCCGCAGCTGAAGGAGGAGGCCGTGGTGTATTCGGCGCACTGGGACCATCTGGGCGTGGACGAGAATGTGCGCGCAGGCGACCGCAGCGACCATATCTGGAACGGCGCCATCGACAACGCCTCCGGTTCGGCCGCCCTGCTGGCCATGGCCGCTGAAGCGGTCAAGCATCCGGCGCGGCGCACGCAAGTGTTCCTGTGGCCGGCGGCCGAGGAACAAGGCCTGCTGGGCAGCGCCGCCTATGTGCGCAGTCCCGCCGTGCCGCTGGCGAAGACGGCGGCCGACCTGAATCTGGACAGCATGAACTTCGCCGGCCGCACCAAGGACATCGGCGTGGCCGGGGCCGAGCGCAGCAGCCTGTATGAAACGGCGGGCCAGGTGGCGAAAAAGATGGGCATGAAGCTGGCGCCCACCATCCCCGACCTGTCCGGCGCCTACTTCCGCGCCGACCACTTCAACTTCGCCAAGGCCGGCGTACCGGCCTTCAACGTCGGTTCCGCCGTATTCTCCGGCGACGGCCACTTCGAGTTCGCCCACCAGCATGCCGCGCAGGCCGCCCAGATCGTCGGCTTCAAGCAGCACTACCACCAGGTCACGGACGAATACCAGCCCGGCTGGGACTTGAGCGGCATGCTGCAGCAAGCCCAATTCACCTTGAATCTCGGCTACGCCGTCGCCAACACCTCCGCCATGCCGCGCTGGAAAGCCGGCGAAGCCTTCGGCCGCGTCAAACGCTAA
- a CDS encoding SRPBCC family protein, translated as MSIVSISAALNLPAAQVWQTISGFDSLAQWTGSIASSQLEQGGRLRRLTTGDGIVIVERLEYYSESEQTYTYSIVDSPLPVTRYYATLDVTAAGPGRSVVEWSCDFDSAPADEQAMVDIFRNFYRAALDHLERQLSA; from the coding sequence ATGTCCATCGTATCGATCAGCGCCGCGCTGAATCTGCCGGCGGCGCAAGTCTGGCAAACCATCAGCGGTTTCGATTCCCTGGCACAGTGGACCGGTTCCATCGCCAGCAGCCAGCTGGAGCAGGGCGGCCGCCTGCGGCGCCTGACGACAGGCGACGGCATCGTCATCGTCGAACGGCTGGAGTACTACAGCGAAAGCGAGCAGACCTACACCTACTCGATCGTCGATTCGCCGCTGCCGGTGACGCGCTATTACGCCACGCTTGACGTGACGGCGGCCGGGCCGGGGCGCAGCGTGGTCGAATGGTCCTGCGACTTCGACTCCGCCCCCGCCGACGAGCAAGCCATGGTCGACATCTTCCGCAACTTCTACCGCGCCGCCCTCGACCACCTCGAACGCCAGCTCAGCGCCTAA
- a CDS encoding EAL domain-containing protein translates to MSDTIPSAPPVRAPGKSGWPRPVTLVLLSGLSLTGLLFAGISRLEQDKLELAFQQRAHVRLWALKEGVDNAIGSLRAVNQLFASHMEVSREEFRRFTQPTLAYYPYVQSASYLRFIDAAERPAFEARLRGFQAEARLTEMRDGVAVTAGERARYRVIDYLEPLQGNEMALGLDTLYPGHGEAVRQHAYDTGLPAAGQLVALVEGPQPRVGVVISMPVYRYGAELASLAQRRAAVIGETAIVLRPADMIGKVFEAAGLRPNQGMSLNVYAAAANGQREQPLYAAAEAPSGQGTLPRWLYPGRAAPLRQSFDVAGQSWRVAAAPGDEVLLSDHLASLSTLALGLLLTCLGAAYMRTLSLRNRVIQRHVEERTAQLKELNRELLLRERAIESSTNAVVITAAQPGNPTVYVNCAFERITGYGAAEILGRSPRLLHGDDTEQPGAVEVRSAIREQRDGHAILRNYRKDGTAFWNEIYISPVRDEQGTVTHYVSIQHDITAMKAYESELHHQSMHDALTGLPNRLLLQDRLRQTITHSARKRHSLWLVSLDLDRFKFTNSHLGHKGGDRLLQAVAQRLQQAVRPVDTVARIGGDEFALMLLPEHGTLTPRAEQVQRVLEALAAPLLLDEAEIFLSGSAGIAVYPADSADPGILMERADIAMYRAKEMGGNNYQFYTAALNEQLGERLLIEGALRQALERREFVLHYQPQVDIACGRIVGMEALVRWQHPELGMVAPNRFIPLAEETGLIVPLGAWVLRTACAQALAWQRLGKGELRVAVNVSARQMAEQDFVQSVAAALAETGLAPHCLELELTESQVMNDIEHAISVMHELKKLGVKLAIDDFGTGYSSLAHLKRFAIDVLKIDQTFVRDVTENADDAAIVMTIIALASNLKLEVISEGVETRQQLDFLRQHGCQQMQGYYFSRPVPAADFLAVLDAHEARQAAERGAQADRMLGQAI, encoded by the coding sequence ATGAGCGACACCATTCCATCCGCGCCCCCTGTCCGAGCCCCAGGCAAATCTGGCTGGCCGCGTCCGGTCACCCTGGTCCTGCTGTCGGGCCTGAGCCTGACGGGCTTGCTGTTTGCCGGCATCAGCCGGCTGGAGCAGGACAAGCTGGAGCTGGCGTTCCAGCAGCGCGCCCATGTGCGCCTGTGGGCGCTGAAGGAGGGCGTGGACAATGCCATCGGCAGCCTGCGCGCCGTCAACCAGCTGTTCGCCAGCCATATGGAAGTGAGCCGCGAGGAATTCCGCCGCTTCACCCAGCCGACGCTGGCCTATTACCCTTATGTGCAGAGCGCCAGCTATCTGCGCTTTATCGACGCGGCCGAGCGCCCGGCCTTCGAGGCGCGCCTGCGCGGCTTCCAGGCCGAGGCGCGCCTGACCGAGATGCGCGATGGCGTGGCGGTGACGGCCGGCGAACGCGCGCGCTACCGCGTGATCGACTATCTCGAACCGCTGCAGGGCAACGAGATGGCGCTCGGCCTCGACACCCTGTATCCGGGGCACGGCGAGGCGGTGCGCCAGCATGCCTACGATACCGGCCTGCCGGCGGCCGGCCAGCTGGTGGCGCTGGTCGAAGGACCGCAGCCGCGCGTGGGCGTGGTGATCTCGATGCCGGTCTACCGCTACGGCGCCGAGCTGGCCAGCCTGGCGCAGCGGCGCGCCGCCGTGATCGGCGAGACGGCCATCGTGCTGCGCCCGGCCGATATGATCGGCAAGGTGTTCGAAGCGGCCGGCCTGCGTCCCAACCAGGGCATGAGCCTGAACGTGTACGCCGCCGCGGCCAACGGCCAGCGCGAGCAGCCGCTGTATGCGGCGGCCGAGGCGCCGTCCGGCCAGGGCACGCTGCCGCGCTGGCTGTATCCGGGCCGCGCGGCGCCGTTGCGGCAAAGCTTCGACGTGGCGGGCCAGAGCTGGCGCGTGGCGGCGGCGCCCGGCGACGAGGTGCTGCTGAGCGACCATCTGGCTTCGCTCTCGACCCTGGCCCTGGGCCTGCTGCTGACATGCCTGGGCGCGGCCTATATGCGCACCCTGTCGCTGCGCAACCGCGTGATCCAGCGCCATGTGGAAGAACGCACCGCGCAGCTCAAGGAGTTGAACCGCGAGCTGCTGCTGCGCGAGCGCGCCATCGAGTCGAGCACCAATGCCGTGGTGATCACGGCGGCGCAGCCGGGCAATCCCACCGTCTACGTGAACTGCGCCTTCGAGCGCATCACCGGCTATGGCGCGGCCGAGATCCTGGGCCGCAGCCCGCGCCTGCTGCATGGCGACGATACCGAGCAGCCGGGCGCGGTCGAGGTGCGCAGCGCCATCCGCGAACAGCGCGACGGCCACGCCATCCTGCGCAACTACCGCAAGGACGGCACGGCCTTCTGGAACGAGATCTACATCTCGCCGGTGCGCGACGAGCAGGGCACGGTCACGCACTATGTCTCGATCCAGCACGACATCACGGCCATGAAGGCCTACGAGTCCGAGCTGCACCACCAGTCCATGCACGACGCGCTGACCGGCCTGCCCAACCGCCTGCTGCTGCAGGACCGCCTGCGCCAGACCATCACCCACTCGGCGCGCAAGCGCCATTCGCTGTGGCTGGTGTCGCTCGACCTGGACCGCTTCAAGTTCACCAACAGCCATCTGGGCCACAAGGGCGGCGACCGCCTGCTGCAGGCGGTGGCGCAGCGCCTGCAGCAGGCCGTGCGCCCGGTGGACACGGTGGCGCGCATCGGCGGCGACGAGTTCGCGCTGATGCTGCTGCCCGAACACGGCACGCTGACGCCGCGCGCGGAGCAGGTGCAGCGCGTGCTGGAAGCGCTGGCCGCGCCGCTGCTGCTGGACGAGGCCGAAATTTTCCTCAGCGGCAGCGCCGGCATCGCCGTCTATCCGGCCGACAGCGCCGATCCCGGCATCCTGATGGAGCGCGCCGACATCGCCATGTACCGCGCCAAGGAAATGGGCGGCAACAACTACCAGTTCTACACGGCGGCCCTCAACGAGCAGCTCGGCGAGCGCCTGCTGATCGAAGGCGCGCTGCGCCAGGCGCTGGAGCGGCGCGAATTCGTGCTGCACTACCAGCCCCAGGTCGACATCGCCTGCGGCCGCATCGTGGGCATGGAAGCGCTGGTGCGCTGGCAGCATCCGGAGCTGGGCATGGTGGCGCCCAACCGCTTCATTCCGCTGGCCGAGGAAACCGGCTTGATCGTGCCGCTCGGCGCCTGGGTGCTGCGCACCGCTTGCGCCCAGGCCCTGGCCTGGCAGCGGCTGGGCAAGGGCGAGCTGCGCGTGGCGGTGAATGTGTCGGCGCGCCAGATGGCGGAGCAGGATTTCGTGCAGTCGGTGGCGGCGGCGCTGGCCGAAACCGGCCTGGCGCCGCACTGCCTGGAGCTGGAGCTGACCGAGAGCCAGGTGATGAACGATATCGAGCATGCCATCAGCGTCATGCACGAATTGAAGAAACTGGGCGTGAAACTGGCGATCGACGATTTCGGCACCGGCTATTCCAGCCTGGCGCATTTGAAGCGCTTCGCCATCGACGTGCTGAAGATCGACCAGACCTTCGTGCGCGACGTCACCGAGAACGCCGACGACGCGGCCATCGTGATGACCATCATCGCCCTGGCTAGCAACCTGAAACTGGAGGTGATCTCGGAAGGCGTGGAAACCCGCCAGCAGCTCGACTTCCTGCGCCAGCACGGCTGCCAGCAGATGCAGGGCTATTACTTCAGCCGCCCGGTGCCGGCCGCCGACTTCCTGGCGGTGCTGGACGCGCACGAGGCGCGCCAGGCGGCCGAACGCGGCGCGCAGGCCGACCGCATGCTGGGCCAGGCCATCTGA
- a CDS encoding host attachment protein yields the protein MEKTWIVVANNSRARIFQLGEPHAALLEIEDLANPLGRADNKQLASDGEGRFGGPAGQSHTAPGQEEPVAHEVRLFARSIGERLELARGANRYQHLCLIAAPKFLGLLRENIHGSTRKLVQAELARNIASFSLQDIEECVAALGLRRALA from the coding sequence ATGGAAAAAACCTGGATCGTGGTAGCCAACAACAGCCGCGCGCGCATCTTCCAGCTGGGCGAGCCGCACGCCGCGCTGCTGGAAATCGAAGACCTGGCCAATCCCCTCGGCCGCGCCGACAACAAGCAGCTTGCCAGCGACGGCGAGGGCCGTTTCGGCGGTCCCGCGGGCCAGAGCCATACCGCGCCCGGCCAGGAAGAGCCGGTGGCGCATGAGGTGCGCCTGTTCGCGCGCAGCATCGGCGAGCGGCTGGAGCTGGCGCGCGGCGCCAACCGCTACCAGCATCTGTGCCTGATCGCCGCGCCCAAATTCCTCGGCCTGCTGCGCGAAAACATCCATGGCTCCACGCGCAAGCTGGTGCAGGCCGAACTGGCGCGCAATATCGCCAGCTTCAGCCTGCAGGACATCGAGGAATGCGTGGCGGCGCTGGGCCTGCGCCGCGCGCTGGCCTGA
- a CDS encoding dienelactone hydrolase family protein, which produces MDGSSKWIDIAVDDGSFGAYLALPRGGAGPGIVLLQEIFGVNAHIRSVAEQYAADGYVVLAPDLFWRQRPRVELGYDDASWAQAAQYMQQADLVQAQQDIGATAAVLRGLPGVGAKIGALGFCFGGRLAYLAAANGDVDAAIAYYGGRIQQHLERAGDIRIPLLMHFGGRDAHIPPEAVRSIAHAFDEREHVAIHLYQEAEHGFNCSHRASYHQRSAALAHGESLIFLGEHL; this is translated from the coding sequence ATGGACGGCAGCAGCAAGTGGATCGATATCGCAGTGGACGATGGCAGCTTCGGCGCCTACCTGGCCTTGCCGCGCGGCGGCGCCGGACCGGGCATCGTGCTGCTGCAGGAGATTTTCGGCGTCAACGCCCATATCCGCAGCGTGGCCGAGCAGTATGCGGCGGACGGCTATGTGGTGCTGGCGCCCGACCTGTTCTGGCGCCAGCGGCCGCGCGTGGAGCTGGGCTATGACGACGCCAGCTGGGCGCAGGCGGCGCAATACATGCAGCAGGCGGACCTGGTCCAGGCCCAGCAGGATATCGGCGCCACGGCCGCCGTGCTGCGCGGCCTGCCCGGCGTCGGCGCCAAGATCGGCGCGCTCGGCTTCTGCTTCGGCGGCCGGCTCGCCTACCTGGCGGCGGCGAACGGCGACGTCGACGCCGCCATCGCCTATTACGGCGGCCGCATCCAGCAACACCTGGAGCGTGCCGGCGATATCCGCATCCCGCTGCTGATGCATTTCGGCGGCAGGGACGCGCATATCCCGCCCGAGGCGGTGCGCAGCATCGCCCACGCTTTCGACGAACGCGAGCATGTGGCCATCCATCTCTACCAGGAGGCCGAACACGGCTTCAACTGCTCGCACCGGGCCAGCTACCACCAGCGCTCGGCGGCCCTGGCCCATGGCGAAAGCCTGATCTTCCTCGGCGAGCATCTCTAA